Proteins encoded within one genomic window of Setaria italica strain Yugu1 chromosome IV, Setaria_italica_v2.0, whole genome shotgun sequence:
- the LOC101774464 gene encoding myb-related protein Zm38-like translates to MGRPPCCDKANVKKGPWTPEEDAKLLAYTSTHGTGNWTNVPQRAGLKRCGKSCRLRYTNYLRPNLKHENFTQEEEDLIVTLHAMLGSRWSLIANQLPGRTDNDVKNYWNTKLSKKLRQRGIDPITHRPIADLMHSIGALAIRPPQPAPSPNGSSSASSYLPAPALPLVHDVAYHAAGILPPPPPHQQQVVIARVDADAPASPAADHGQQLKWSDFLADDAAAAFEAQYHHDASVAAHGGGGGSILAAGSSSAGGGDDDAAAFIDAILDCDKETGVDQLIAELLADPAYYAGSSSSSSEMGWGC, encoded by the exons ATGGGGAGGCCGCCGTGCTGCGACAAGGCGAACGTGAAGAAGGGGCCGTggacgccggaggaggacgCCAAGTTGCTGGCCTACACGTCTACCCATGGTACCGGAAACTGGACCAACGTGCCCCAGAGAGCAG GGCTGAAGAGGTGCGGCAAGAGCTGCAGGCTGAGGTACACCAACTACCTGCGCCCCAACCTCAAGCACGAGAACTTcacccaggaggaggaggacctcaTCGTCACCCTCCACGCCATGCTCGGAAGCAG GTGGTCTCTGATCGCGAACCAGCTGCCGGGGCGCACGGACAACGACGTGAAGAACTACTGGAACACGAAGCTGAGCAAGAAGTTGCGGCAGCGCGGGATCGACCCCATCACCCACCGCCCCATCGCCGATCTCATGCACAGCATCGGCGCGCTCGCCATCCGCCCGCCGCAGCCGGCGCCCTCCCCCaacggctcctcctccgcctcctcctacCTCCCCGCGCCGGCGCTACCGCTCGTCCACGACGTCGCGTACCACGCCGCCGgcatcctgccgccgccgccgccgcaccagcAGCAGGTCGTCATCGCGCGCGTTGACGCGGACGCGCCCGCGTCTCCGGCGGCGGACCACGGCCAGCAGCTCAAGTGGAGCGACTTcctcgccgacgacgccgccgcggcattCGAGGCGCAGTACCACCACGACGCCTCCGTGGcggcccacggcggcggcggtggcagcatcCTGGCTGCTGGGAGCAGCAGcgctggtggcggcgacgacgacgcggcggcgttCATCGACGCGATCCTGGACTGCGACAAGGAGACCGGGGTGGACCAGCTCATCGCCGAGCTGCTGGCGGACCCGGCCTACTACgccggctcctcctcttcctcgtcggAGATGGGCTGGGGCTGCTGA
- the LOC101784860 gene encoding methyl-CpG-binding domain-containing protein 4 has product MDKANDVQIEAKGEGVLEEGDEVKKIRNKRNRGSTTHPIGLYAVQCYECDQWRTVPTQEEFEKIRENFTKDKWVCTKKPNCSCKDPADIEYDSSRIWVIDRPGIPKAPPETERQVVLRSDLSRMDTYYIMPTGKRIKGASDLDKFLEANPHYKGRMSASDFNFATPKVVEETVSAWKAAMAKEQEKASGPSRGQK; this is encoded by the exons ATGGATAAGGCAAATGATGTACAAATAGAGGCAAAGGGGGAAGGCGTACTTGAAGAAGGCGATGAAGTGAAAAAGATACGAAATAAG AGAAATCGAGGTTCCACCACACATCCTATTGGCTTGTATGCGGTGCAATGCTATGAGTGTGACCAATGGCGTACAGTTCCAACTCAAGAAGAATTTGAGAAAATTCGTGAGAACTTCACAAAGGATAAATGGGTCTGCACCAAAAAACCAAACTGCTCTTGTAAGGATCCTGCCGACATTGAGTATGACAGCAGCCGCATCTGGGTCATTGATAGGCCCGGCATTCCAAAGGCTCCGCCGGAGACTGAGAGGCAAGTGGTTTTGAGAAGTGATTTATCTAGAATGGACACCTACTACATCATGCCAACAGGGAAACGCATAAAAGGTGCGAGTGACTTGGACAAGTTTCTGGAGGCAAATCCTCACTACAAAGGTCGCATGTCTGCTTCAGACTTCAACTTTGCAACACCCAAGGTTGTTGAGGAGACTGTTTCTGCCTGGAAGGCTGCTATGGCCAAGGAGCAGGAGAAGGCATCAGGCCCTTCGAGAGGGCAGAAGTGA